A region from the Streptomyces sp. NBC_01445 genome encodes:
- a CDS encoding MFS transporter, whose product MARPPGEFRAPSLLPADPAGAASPVDGRALRRLMACIGPANLGVALVWGAVPGTLLALQVQRTVGEDAKVGTLAVVTTVGALLAMVAQPVAGAVSDRTRSRFGRRGPWIVAGVTTGGLALIGMAFAYSVPALLALWCLVQIGYNFAVGPLSAVMPDRVPPERRGLFSTVTGLGSMCGSLLGQIFAAVFEDRITTAYVVLAALATALAVVFVILNPDRPSRDAPQEPFRVREFLAGLLPNPRKYPDFFWVFLSRLCTNLSYFLVFGYKLYILQDYIGLHDEAIDHVPALALTAVAGLLPAAVITGPLSDRLGRRKVFVVASAALIGCAMLIPFAVPTLTGMTAMAFLVGIGFGCFQGVDTALISQVLPSERSFARDLGVVNVAATLPQVLAPAIAGAVVLWLGGYRTLFPLALVFALLGAVAVLRVKGVR is encoded by the coding sequence ATGGCGAGACCCCCTGGGGAGTTCCGAGCCCCCTCCCTGCTCCCTGCCGATCCGGCGGGAGCGGCCTCACCGGTCGACGGCCGGGCGCTGCGCCGCCTCATGGCATGCATCGGCCCCGCCAACCTCGGCGTCGCCCTCGTATGGGGAGCTGTCCCCGGCACCCTGCTGGCACTCCAGGTCCAGCGCACGGTCGGCGAGGACGCGAAGGTGGGCACGCTCGCGGTCGTCACCACGGTGGGCGCGCTCCTCGCGATGGTCGCCCAGCCCGTCGCGGGAGCCGTGTCGGACCGGACCCGCAGCCGTTTCGGCAGGCGTGGGCCCTGGATCGTGGCCGGTGTGACGACCGGTGGCCTGGCCCTGATCGGCATGGCGTTCGCGTACTCCGTACCGGCGTTGCTGGCCCTCTGGTGCCTGGTGCAGATCGGCTACAACTTCGCGGTGGGCCCGCTCTCGGCCGTCATGCCCGACCGGGTGCCACCGGAGAGGCGTGGCCTGTTCTCCACCGTCACCGGCCTCGGCTCCATGTGCGGCTCGCTCCTCGGCCAGATCTTCGCCGCCGTCTTCGAGGATCGGATCACCACGGCATACGTGGTACTCGCCGCGCTCGCGACGGCCCTGGCGGTCGTCTTCGTGATCCTCAACCCGGACCGCCCGAGCCGGGACGCGCCCCAGGAGCCCTTTCGGGTCCGTGAGTTCCTGGCAGGGCTGTTGCCGAACCCGCGTAAGTACCCCGACTTCTTCTGGGTGTTCCTCAGCAGGCTGTGCACGAACCTGTCGTACTTCCTGGTCTTCGGGTACAAGCTCTACATCCTCCAGGACTACATCGGCCTGCACGACGAGGCGATCGACCATGTACCCGCCCTGGCACTGACCGCCGTCGCGGGCCTGCTCCCGGCCGCCGTGATCACTGGCCCTCTCTCGGACCGGCTCGGCAGGCGGAAGGTGTTCGTCGTCGCCTCGGCGGCCCTCATCGGCTGCGCCATGCTCATCCCGTTCGCCGTCCCCACCCTGACCGGCATGACCGCGATGGCCTTCCTGGTGGGCATCGGCTTCGGCTGCTTCCAGGGCGTGGACACGGCCCTCATCTCCCAAGTGCTGCCCTCCGAGCGGTCCTTCGCCCGCGACCTCGGCGTCGTGAACGTCGCGGCCACCCTGCCGCAGGTCCTCGCGCCCGCCATCGCCGGAGCCGTCGTCCTCTGGCTCGGCGGGTACCGGACGCTCTTCCCCCTCGCCCTGGTCTTCGCGCTGCTCGGCGCGGTGGCGGTCCTGCGCGTGAAGGGAGTCCGATGA